Proteins encoded in a region of the Alphaproteobacteria bacterium genome:
- a CDS encoding GNAT family N-acetyltransferase produces MTHLLSLTTHPLSEACEVLTHNHAPTFNSPAHRRTNFWLDPLLDNYLNPAKGETLWFEKNKWIQISGYKDPFKVPGDLEISLSPIAFLSDYFKMHAGLMTYTHEKLDTANLHSILLKTPYLVSPVALTVQAIILFELTELTSKIGLARTMNFLNRAETDISSRGVRRSYINIENGKGAMGPLFPVVQEQVELTKSLLNHGYQLIGEFHHLLKNTYEQRFYKEFPNPALLPNLTVENTDFEWIQASQDQSLPPEQFGIYTLKKGKIKGGLFCLPNIEGAFIPHTYLNTFWIDPSIRGTGLGSRIINLTFDYSKQRGAEVVELGTMDFQAPLFYEKMGFQKIQTDPNILVTRDGKLNNGYLYRKYL; encoded by the coding sequence ATGACTCATTTATTATCTCTTACAACTCATCCTCTTTCAGAAGCCTGTGAGGTTTTGACACACAACCACGCTCCAACTTTCAATTCTCCTGCACATAGAAGGACAAATTTCTGGCTTGATCCCCTCTTGGATAATTACTTAAATCCGGCAAAAGGCGAAACGCTCTGGTTTGAAAAAAACAAATGGATTCAGATCTCTGGTTATAAAGATCCATTCAAAGTTCCTGGAGATCTTGAAATAAGCCTCTCACCGATTGCATTTCTTAGTGACTATTTCAAAATGCATGCTGGGCTGATGACCTATACGCATGAAAAACTCGATACTGCAAATTTACACAGTATCCTGCTAAAAACACCTTATCTTGTGAGCCCTGTTGCTCTCACCGTTCAAGCTATTATTCTTTTTGAACTGACTGAACTTACATCAAAAATTGGCCTTGCCCGCACAATGAATTTTTTAAACCGCGCAGAAACAGATATTTCATCTAGAGGCGTCCGTCGTTCTTATATAAATATCGAAAATGGAAAAGGAGCCATGGGCCCTCTTTTCCCTGTTGTCCAAGAACAGGTCGAGCTTACAAAGTCTTTGCTTAATCATGGATATCAATTGATTGGTGAATTTCACCACCTTTTAAAAAACACCTACGAACAACGGTTTTATAAAGAATTCCCAAACCCAGCTCTTCTTCCAAATCTCACTGTTGAAAACACTGACTTCGAATGGATTCAGGCCTCTCAAGATCAATCTCTACCGCCTGAACAATTTGGCATCTACACCCTGAAAAAAGGAAAAATCAAAGGGGGGCTCTTTTGTCTTCCAAATATTGAGGGTGCTTTTATTCCACATACATACCTTAATACGTTTTGGATAGATCCATCTATTCGCGGAACGGGTCTTGGAAGCAGAATCATCAATCTTACTTTTGACTATTCCAAACAAAGAGGCGCAGAGGTTGTTGAACTTGGTACAATGGATTTTCAGGCCCCGCTTTTTTATGAAAAAATGGGTTTTCAAAAAATACAGACGGATCCAAACATTCTAGTCACCAGAGATGGTAAACTCAACAATGGCTACCTTTACCGGAAATATCTTTAA
- the tsaE gene encoding tRNA (adenosine(37)-N6)-threonylcarbamoyltransferase complex ATPase subunit type 1 TsaE translates to MQKFAQGLAQLLQPSDLIALNGPLGAGKSTLARLIIQSLDPKIHEVPSPTFSLVQTYHLPNLTLWHFDLYRLNHAEELYDLDIEEALKGVSLVEWPLLIDQIPLPFEKLTLTLAVGKTEEEREMTITCSPDWRKRLNDKALI, encoded by the coding sequence ATGCAAAAATTTGCACAAGGACTTGCACAGCTCTTGCAACCCTCTGATTTAATTGCACTGAATGGACCTCTTGGTGCGGGAAAATCAACTCTTGCCAGACTCATTATCCAAAGTCTAGACCCAAAAATTCATGAAGTCCCAAGCCCTACCTTTAGCCTTGTTCAGACCTATCACTTACCAAATCTTACCCTTTGGCACTTTGATCTTTATAGATTAAATCATGCTGAAGAACTCTATGATCTCGATATTGAAGAGGCTCTTAAAGGCGTAAGCCTTGTTGAATGGCCTCTGCTTATTGATCAGATTCCATTGCCTTTTGAAAAATTGACTCTCACCTTAGCCGTTGGTAAAACCGAAGAAGAAAGAGAAATGACCATCACCTGTAGTCCTGATTGGAGGAAAAGACTCAATGACAAAGCCCTCATTTGA
- a CDS encoding LysR family transcriptional regulator, with amino-acid sequence MTLSFDHLKAFFYAVKYGSLKKASLYLNISLSAVSNQIILLEKELSLKLMIRNKAGVKLTADGKKLFDRIKNTIPDLQAVSELYVQDDTISGDIVLDTWPGIAAFAIANQIKDFLDNYKNVRLIIKCRNADAPFEEWHSDVSIRPYVEQRPDLQQTLLFGVNFHLYASRAYLEKYGHPYEFKDLDKHRLISAFDTIDSTLNNETDWHLTIGTDKIRKPTFVVNSSIGILQAINDGVGIGALPTYYNPENQGLIRLFHEVEAPTINFYYIYPAYLQNIKRIKHLEKYLKQTLTLNT; translated from the coding sequence ATGACCCTATCATTCGATCATCTTAAAGCATTCTTCTACGCCGTCAAGTATGGGAGCTTAAAAAAAGCATCACTCTACCTAAACATCAGTTTATCAGCTGTTAGTAACCAAATTATTTTGCTTGAAAAAGAACTTTCACTCAAACTCATGATTAGAAATAAAGCTGGCGTTAAATTAACTGCTGATGGAAAAAAGCTGTTCGATCGTATAAAAAATACAATTCCCGATTTACAAGCAGTCTCAGAACTTTATGTACAAGATGATACAATCTCAGGCGATATTGTTCTTGATACATGGCCAGGCATCGCCGCCTTTGCAATTGCCAATCAAATTAAAGATTTCCTTGATAATTATAAAAATGTCAGATTAATTATAAAATGCAGAAACGCTGATGCACCTTTTGAAGAATGGCATTCTGATGTCTCTATCAGACCTTATGTTGAACAGAGACCCGATTTGCAACAAACCCTCTTATTTGGTGTCAATTTTCACTTATATGCCTCAAGAGCCTATTTAGAAAAATACGGCCACCCTTATGAATTTAAAGATCTTGATAAACATCGTCTTATCAGCGCATTTGACACGATTGACAGCACTTTAAACAATGAAACTGATTGGCATTTAACGATAGGCACTGACAAAATTCGCAAACCAACTTTTGTTGTCAACTCATCTATCGGGATCTTACAAGCAATCAATGATGGGGTTGGTATTGGAGCTCTGCCAACATACTATAATCCTGAAAACCAAGGACTTATCCGCCTATTTCATGAAGTCGAAGCTCCCACAATCAATTTTTATTATATTTACCCAGCCTATTTACAAAACATAAAAAGAATCAAACATCTAGAGAAGTATCTCAAACAGACTCTAACTCTAAACACCTAA
- a CDS encoding Rrf2 family transcriptional regulator, producing the protein MNLTKFTDYSLRVLLYLAECPETLCRITEIAEWYGISKPHLVKVVHQLAQLGYVKSIQGRNGGICLNQSPFEITIGQIVRQTEPDFHVVECFNNAKNTCRITNTCSLKHTLHSATDAFLTVLDKTTLASLTLTQNNQIRKESR; encoded by the coding sequence ATGAATCTCACCAAATTTACCGATTATTCTTTGCGTGTTTTGCTTTATCTTGCTGAATGTCCGGAAACACTCTGCCGCATTACTGAAATCGCTGAGTGGTATGGAATCTCAAAACCTCATCTGGTCAAAGTTGTACACCAGCTTGCACAACTTGGTTATGTAAAATCAATCCAAGGCCGCAACGGCGGGATTTGTCTGAATCAATCACCATTCGAGATTACAATTGGCCAAATTGTACGGCAAACAGAACCCGATTTCCATGTTGTGGAATGTTTTAACAATGCAAAAAATACCTGCCGCATCACAAATACCTGCTCTTTAAAGCATACATTGCATAGTGCAACTGATGCTTTTCTGACCGTGCTGGACAAAACAACTCTAGCCAGCCTCACTCTGACTCAAAACAATCAAATAAGAAAGGAAAGCAGATGA
- a CDS encoding GNAT family N-acetyltransferase: MTHLLPFSSKALSEAREISTHTHTPTFDSPAHRRTNFWFDPLLDNCLNPARGETLWFEKSKWIQIPGYKDPFKVPGDLEITLSPIAAFSDCLKINDGFGLYNDDMIDEETMSEITLYTPILEAPIGEKFQEATILSLDHLLKKTGLQKTMSFLNDLEMISLSKGVHRFYINVKKDQNNFTKTLLEYGYILTGSFHHLKNNKYEQRLYKEIPGPALYPDAPIDMPDCSWVPEKDDSDDLPPAKFGIFIRKNGYVRGGLFGEIHTENVFIPHADIDLFWIDSTIRGTGFGTKVMNFAFKHLKQRGAQVAELSTMDYQAPLFYEKMGFSRIHTDPKIVKSRDGKLNNSYIYRKVL; encoded by the coding sequence ATGACACATTTGTTACCTTTCTCATCAAAAGCCCTTTCAGAAGCCCGTGAGATTTCAACCCATACTCATACGCCAACTTTCGATTCTCCAGCACATAGAAGGACAAATTTCTGGTTTGATCCTCTCTTGGATAATTGTTTAAATCCAGCCCGCGGTGAGACGCTCTGGTTTGAGAAAAGCAAATGGATCCAGATCCCTGGTTATAAAGATCCATTCAAAGTTCCTGGAGATCTTGAAATAACGCTTTCTCCAATTGCTGCGTTTTCAGACTGCTTAAAAATCAACGATGGTTTCGGGCTCTATAATGATGACATGATAGATGAAGAAACAATGTCAGAAATAACGCTTTATACACCGATTTTAGAAGCACCCATTGGTGAAAAATTTCAAGAAGCAACAATTCTTTCGCTTGATCATCTTCTCAAAAAAACGGGCCTTCAGAAAACCATGTCTTTTTTGAATGATCTTGAAATGATCTCACTCAGTAAAGGCGTCCATCGCTTCTATATCAATGTGAAAAAGGATCAAAATAATTTCACAAAAACCCTTCTAGAATATGGCTATATATTGACCGGCTCATTTCATCATTTAAAAAACAACAAATATGAACAGCGTCTCTACAAAGAAATCCCTGGACCAGCCCTCTACCCAGATGCCCCTATAGATATGCCAGATTGCAGTTGGGTTCCTGAAAAGGATGATTCTGACGATCTCCCGCCTGCTAAATTCGGTATTTTTATTCGTAAAAACGGATATGTAAGAGGTGGGCTCTTCGGAGAAATCCATACAGAAAATGTTTTCATTCCTCATGCTGATATTGATCTTTTCTGGATTGATTCTACGATTCGCGGCACAGGTTTCGGTACAAAAGTCATGAATTTTGCTTTTAAACACTTAAAACAAAGAGGCGCTCAAGTCGCAGAATTGAGCACAATGGACTATCAAGCACCCCTCTTTTATGAAAAAATGGGCTTTTCAAGAATCCATACCGATCCAAAAATCGTCAAATCGCGAGATGGAAAACTCAACAACTCATACATCTACCGGAAGGTTCTTTGA
- a CDS encoding 2Fe-2S iron-sulfur cluster binding domain-containing protein yields MKLHFNENTYSLHEGETVLDCLLRHDLTVPHSCKSGVCESCLMKATSGSIPQKAQASLKPNIKKQNLFLACQCIPTTDLAIQNLTDAGLNTKATIVSKSLFTPEIINLKIKPNTEFQAEPGQYLTLMTDASLARSYSIANNPMLDGYIDLHIRLLNKGHMSHWLQNEAHIGTEVNLFGPTGSCFYNLENQPEASIILAGTGTGLAPLYGIIKEALRKGHKGTIQLFHGARSAEGLYLVKELEALSQDHQNFIYTPCVLNGPPDKSYQSGDLQAILLESLPQNKSSIHLYLCGAPDMVNPLKTKAFMAGIPSKQIFADPFLQAK; encoded by the coding sequence ATGAAATTACATTTTAATGAAAACACCTATAGTTTGCATGAAGGAGAGACAGTTCTTGACTGTCTTTTAAGGCATGATCTCACTGTGCCTCATTCATGCAAATCTGGCGTTTGTGAATCATGCCTCATGAAAGCAACATCAGGATCAATCCCCCAAAAAGCACAGGCCTCACTAAAACCAAACATAAAAAAGCAAAACCTCTTTTTAGCTTGCCAATGCATCCCAACAACGGATCTGGCAATCCAAAACCTAACAGATGCAGGCCTCAATACAAAAGCAACTATTGTTAGCAAATCTCTCTTCACACCAGAAATCATCAACCTCAAAATAAAACCAAACACAGAATTTCAAGCTGAACCAGGTCAATATCTCACACTGATGACAGATGCGTCACTTGCGCGCAGTTATTCCATTGCAAACAATCCAATGCTCGATGGCTATATAGATCTCCATATTCGTCTTCTAAACAAGGGTCACATGAGTCATTGGCTCCAAAATGAGGCCCATATAGGCACTGAAGTCAATCTTTTTGGGCCAACAGGTTCTTGTTTTTATAATCTAGAGAATCAACCAGAAGCCTCAATAATTCTCGCAGGCACTGGTACGGGCCTTGCCCCGCTTTACGGTATTATTAAAGAAGCCTTGCGCAAAGGACATAAGGGCACAATTCAACTTTTCCACGGCGCAAGATCAGCAGAAGGGCTCTATCTTGTCAAAGAATTAGAGGCACTATCACAAGACCATCAAAATTTCATCTACACGCCATGTGTGTTAAACGGCCCTCCTGATAAATCATACCAATCAGGTGATCTTCAAGCCATTTTGCTCGAATCCCTCCCACAGAACAAATCCTCCATCCATTTATACCTGTGCGGCGCACCTGATATGGTGAACCCTTTAAAGACAAAAGCCTTTATGGCCGGCATTCCATCAAAACAAATATTCGCCGACCCTTTTCTACAGGCTAAATAA
- a CDS encoding phosphotransferase, translating into MTKPSFDLSKIEAFFQESPLSYKAFAADVSAKQFWQCITEKGASYILLLESRKQDYEATLFITQLLHQAKIKAPQIYAHDSKEQLILFEDLGTYHLGHAYYEQDQTPLSTFYQQATELLIQSRQIDITHCSFPLPLYRHDYFEKQAQLLIDTAAPIVLGHDLPLKAIELYKEIVSQILEQINCERSTFIFRDYFADNLMIKDGETYVIDFQDAGIGPLGYDFISLIEDARYDVPADIIKHCEELYCASLSAEDCAIYKHQKEYIKVIRHLRILSNFLTLTTKGKSGYLKHLPRVLSHLEKLFKQESFFALKNWFDTYLPFSSIRVFIKKHRPIDQAMILAAGYGKRMRPLTDHTPKPLLPLNGKPILDYICNLLVQNKVTQLFINGHHLADQIKAYAAHQKEQRRFQTVVYSHENTILETAGGVQKMCQFLTEKDAPFFALNGDLYFEPLPDQTSLLDQMRQAWDPEKMDVLLWLVPKEKCFFLDGKGDYFLNEKNRLTRNLTEAEAPYFYAGIQILSPHLFPNTQEEKCYSNLEIWDKAQAENRLFGLIYEAEWFHIGTPEALKETEQLIVQRQKQKAA; encoded by the coding sequence ATGACAAAGCCCTCATTTGATCTCTCAAAAATAGAAGCCTTTTTCCAAGAAAGCCCTTTAAGCTACAAGGCCTTTGCAGCTGATGTATCAGCAAAACAATTTTGGCAATGTATAACAGAAAAAGGGGCATCCTACATTCTACTCCTTGAATCTCGAAAGCAGGATTATGAAGCAACGCTCTTTATAACACAATTACTCCATCAAGCAAAAATCAAAGCGCCGCAAATCTATGCGCATGATAGCAAAGAACAGCTTATTCTCTTTGAAGATCTTGGCACCTATCACCTTGGTCATGCTTATTATGAACAAGACCAAACCCCTCTTTCTACTTTCTATCAACAAGCAACTGAGCTGTTGATACAATCACGCCAGATCGACATCACCCATTGCTCGTTTCCCTTACCGCTCTATCGTCATGATTACTTTGAAAAGCAAGCTCAATTACTGATCGACACAGCTGCTCCTATCGTTCTGGGTCATGACCTACCCTTAAAAGCCATAGAACTTTATAAAGAGATTGTTTCTCAAATTTTAGAGCAAATAAACTGTGAGCGATCAACCTTTATCTTCCGAGATTATTTTGCAGATAACCTCATGATCAAAGACGGAGAAACCTATGTTATTGATTTTCAAGATGCAGGTATAGGCCCCCTTGGATATGATTTCATCTCCCTAATTGAAGATGCAAGGTATGATGTCCCAGCTGATATAATAAAACATTGCGAAGAGCTTTACTGTGCTTCTCTTTCTGCTGAAGATTGCGCTATCTATAAACACCAAAAAGAGTACATCAAAGTCATTCGTCATTTACGCATTCTATCCAACTTTCTCACACTGACCACAAAGGGTAAAAGCGGATATTTAAAACATCTGCCGCGCGTTCTCTCTCACCTTGAAAAATTATTCAAACAAGAGTCATTTTTTGCTCTTAAAAACTGGTTTGACACATATCTGCCTTTTTCATCCATCCGCGTCTTTATCAAAAAACACAGGCCTATTGATCAAGCCATGATCCTAGCTGCTGGTTATGGCAAAAGAATGAGGCCTCTCACAGACCATACGCCTAAACCGCTACTGCCTCTCAATGGCAAACCTATTCTTGACTACATCTGTAATCTTTTAGTTCAAAATAAAGTAACCCAGCTCTTTATCAATGGCCATCATTTAGCCGATCAAATCAAGGCCTATGCTGCACATCAAAAAGAACAAAGGCGCTTTCAAACAGTTGTTTATTCGCATGAAAATACAATTCTTGAAACGGCTGGCGGCGTTCAGAAAATGTGCCAATTCTTGACCGAAAAAGATGCTCCTTTTTTCGCTCTGAATGGCGATCTTTACTTTGAGCCTTTACCTGATCAGACTTCCTTACTCGATCAAATGAGACAGGCATGGGATCCAGAAAAAATGGATGTTTTGCTCTGGCTTGTTCCGAAAGAAAAATGCTTCTTTCTTGACGGGAAAGGTGACTACTTTCTGAATGAAAAAAATCGCCTCACGAGAAACTTAACAGAGGCTGAAGCTCCTTATTTTTATGCTGGTATTCAAATTCTCTCTCCGCATCTTTTCCCAAATACACAAGAAGAAAAATGCTATTCTAACTTAGAGATTTGGGACAAAGCACAGGCTGAAAATCGCCTCTTTGGACTTATCTATGAGGCTGAATGGTTTCATATTGGCACCCCAGAAGCACTCAAAGAAACAGAGCAATTAATCGTTCAAAGACAGAAACAAAAGGCTGCATAA
- a CDS encoding group 1 truncated hemoglobin, translating into MTTLYEKLGGAAAIDTAVDIFYRKMLSDNRVNYFFDTTDMETQIAKQKGFLTMVFGGPNNYTGKNMRDGHKHLIERGLNDSHVDIVLEHLGNTLRELGAAETDIEKVAALANSVRNDVLNR; encoded by the coding sequence ATGACAACTTTATATGAAAAACTAGGCGGTGCCGCTGCCATCGATACGGCTGTTGATATTTTTTATCGTAAAATGCTGAGTGATAATCGTGTGAATTATTTCTTTGATACAACAGATATGGAAACACAAATTGCGAAACAAAAAGGCTTTTTAACCATGGTCTTTGGCGGACCAAACAATTACACAGGCAAAAACATGCGCGATGGTCATAAGCATCTCATTGAACGCGGGCTTAATGATTCTCACGTTGATATTGTGTTGGAGCATCTTGGTAATACACTGAGAGAATTGGGTGCTGCTGAAACTGACATTGAAAAAGTTGCAGCTCTCGCTAACTCTGTACGTAACGATGTGTTAAATCGATGA
- the addA gene encoding double-strand break repair helicase AddA, producing the protein MKMKAQAISLIQTLRLLVVMMITGTSAALRNGQHIIRQKRWRLPSMLNVNPNHFQKRASNPHQSVWVNASAGSGKTKILIDRFLRLLLLGEPAQKILCLTFTKAAAAEMALRIHQKTSTWTICPDEKLIAELSDLLDETPSDDMIAKARQLFAIILDVPGGLRIQTIHSFCQSVLRRFPLEASLSPHFEAIDEIAAHELVQQVFDSLLTDVSQHKMDGLFTQAFQFLLAYLSEDHFEDLFVSMLDKREEILAFAYHDEADFERIASLYLTELSLNSFQTEQDLINQFIADRQADIDFWRSLYPSLKEGAKTDQKNALIISAWYQSDDQHKADLINDYCSVFLTKDGEPRKKILTKKVLDQHPEADEVIARLTESVLSFLDKKKKNHLCLASTYYVIFATEFLKRYQHLKDQQAVLDYHDLIAKTATLLGAADTVSWVLYKLDGGIDHLLVDEAQDTSPIQWRVISSLVQDFYTGESARSVNRTLFVVGDEKQSIFSFQGADPYGFFAMNQKFSHYAQLSEKAFENIRLQVSFRSNQTILDFVDHVFKPTETLQGVSLSGDEIKHFAYRTDAPGSVELWPLITSIPEADNDQENKETWTLPQAHEWTIPPTRQLAEEIADDIANRLRLEDHVSAKNRIIKPGDIMILLRRRSHLLLDIVRALKKKGIPITGVDRLYLHNQLIVKDMIAVCEWALCPEDDLTLAVILKSPFIGISETDLLNLCAHRNGTLWDMLQQHHTTYANYLQQLLDDSKTLSPFELIASLLQRECPANKRSGRRAIHQRMGSEVDDALDELLSIILTYEGQHISCLQSFTSWMKSMTFEVKREMEQVEDRVRIMTVHGSKGLQAPIVYLPDTFRTQPQSKKIIWTNSKNPLPFFLPKAADGDDQTDLFKNTIRLKDNEEYKRLLYVALTRAEDRLIICGIQSPKQQENSWYHYCYKAMEEIGSTFNFMPYRHPEAFIGQGYKFENTMVAPIAISETPFIHSPITDTVTTLPSWIDLKIDDTQNVKRLVRPSEKESNSFITDGKGNISQQLIKGKIMHQCFELFPFLPEKDWGTLLRKISMQFGGAVSLELEEDLLFQIRKVIQDPVFQFCFSDKARAEVPLIGHLTSENIYVSGQMDRLIETDDVIYFIDFKTSPYVPASQEKIPSSIHYQMNLYRKLLQQIYPAHTIKGAILWTAGPKLMFLEQSE; encoded by the coding sequence ATGAAAATGAAAGCACAAGCTATATCGCTTATCCAAACTTTGCGATTGCTGGTCGTTATGATGATTACAGGCACCTCTGCCGCATTGAGGAATGGTCAACACATCATACGCCAAAAAAGATGGAGGCTTCCATCAATGCTTAATGTCAATCCTAACCATTTCCAGAAACGTGCCTCAAACCCACATCAATCTGTCTGGGTGAATGCCTCGGCCGGATCCGGAAAAACAAAAATTCTGATCGACCGTTTTTTAAGACTATTGCTCTTGGGCGAACCAGCTCAGAAAATTCTCTGTCTGACTTTTACAAAAGCGGCGGCGGCTGAAATGGCGCTCAGAATCCATCAAAAAACAAGTACCTGGACCATTTGCCCTGATGAAAAACTGATCGCAGAACTAAGCGATTTACTCGATGAAACCCCGTCAGATGACATGATTGCAAAAGCAAGACAACTTTTTGCGATCATTCTTGATGTCCCGGGCGGTCTTAGAATTCAAACAATTCACAGCTTTTGCCAATCCGTTTTAAGGCGTTTTCCGCTTGAGGCGTCTTTATCGCCACACTTTGAGGCGATCGATGAAATAGCTGCGCATGAATTGGTTCAGCAGGTTTTTGATAGTCTGCTTACAGATGTCTCACAGCATAAAATGGATGGTCTTTTTACACAAGCCTTTCAGTTTTTACTAGCCTATCTTTCAGAAGATCATTTTGAAGATCTCTTTGTCTCAATGCTTGATAAGAGGGAAGAGATTCTCGCTTTTGCCTATCATGATGAGGCGGATTTTGAGCGCATTGCCTCTCTTTATCTTACAGAATTGTCTTTAAATTCTTTTCAAACCGAACAGGATTTAATCAACCAATTTATAGCAGATCGACAAGCTGATATTGACTTTTGGCGCTCCCTCTACCCAAGTCTTAAAGAAGGCGCTAAGACAGATCAAAAAAACGCGCTCATCATTTCAGCTTGGTATCAATCTGATGATCAGCATAAGGCAGATCTCATCAACGATTATTGTTCTGTTTTCCTGACAAAAGATGGCGAACCACGCAAAAAAATTCTAACGAAGAAAGTTCTTGATCAACATCCTGAGGCTGACGAAGTCATCGCGCGCCTCACAGAGTCTGTTCTCAGCTTTCTAGATAAAAAGAAAAAGAACCATCTGTGTCTTGCCTCAACCTACTATGTGATTTTTGCAACTGAATTTTTAAAACGATACCAGCATCTCAAAGATCAACAAGCTGTTCTTGATTACCATGATCTGATCGCAAAAACAGCAACTCTTCTTGGTGCTGCCGATACAGTTAGCTGGGTTCTCTACAAACTTGATGGCGGAATTGACCACCTGCTTGTCGATGAAGCCCAAGACACAAGCCCTATTCAATGGCGTGTTATTTCATCGCTTGTACAAGATTTTTATACAGGCGAAAGCGCCCGATCAGTCAACAGAACTTTATTTGTCGTAGGTGACGAAAAGCAATCCATCTTCAGCTTTCAAGGTGCTGATCCTTATGGTTTTTTTGCCATGAATCAAAAATTTTCTCATTATGCACAGCTTTCTGAAAAGGCCTTTGAAAATATTCGACTGCAAGTCTCATTCAGATCAAATCAAACAATTCTTGATTTTGTTGATCATGTCTTTAAACCAACTGAAACGCTGCAAGGTGTTTCTCTGAGCGGTGATGAAATCAAACATTTTGCTTATCGCACCGATGCCCCTGGCTCTGTTGAACTTTGGCCTTTGATCACCTCTATCCCTGAAGCTGATAACGATCAAGAGAATAAAGAAACATGGACACTGCCTCAAGCGCATGAATGGACGATTCCTCCTACCAGACAATTGGCCGAAGAAATTGCTGATGATATAGCAAATCGCCTCAGATTAGAAGATCATGTCTCCGCTAAAAACAGAATCATCAAACCTGGCGATATCATGATTTTACTGCGTCGTCGGAGCCATTTGCTTTTGGATATCGTACGGGCTTTAAAGAAAAAAGGCATCCCGATTACAGGCGTTGACAGGCTTTACCTCCACAATCAGCTTATCGTCAAAGACATGATAGCTGTCTGTGAATGGGCTTTGTGTCCGGAAGATGATCTAACACTTGCTGTCATTTTAAAATCACCCTTCATCGGCATTAGTGAAACGGATCTGCTAAACCTCTGTGCACATCGAAATGGCACACTCTGGGACATGCTTCAGCAGCATCATACAACCTATGCTAACTACCTACAACAGCTCCTTGATGATTCAAAAACCTTAAGTCCTTTTGAGTTGATTGCCTCTCTTTTACAACGTGAATGTCCTGCGAATAAAAGATCAGGACGCAGAGCCATCCATCAAAGAATGGGCTCAGAAGTTGATGATGCTCTTGATGAGCTTTTATCAATTATCCTCACCTATGAAGGTCAACATATCTCTTGCTTACAATCTTTCACCTCTTGGATGAAATCGATGACTTTTGAAGTCAAAAGAGAAATGGAGCAAGTGGAAGATCGCGTCCGGATTATGACCGTTCATGGATCCAAAGGGCTTCAAGCTCCTATTGTGTATCTGCCTGACACCTTCCGGACACAACCCCAATCGAAAAAAATTATTTGGACAAATTCAAAGAATCCACTGCCCTTTTTCTTACCCAAAGCAGCTGACGGTGATGACCAAACTGATCTTTTCAAAAATACAATTCGCTTGAAAGATAATGAAGAATATAAACGTCTGCTTTATGTTGCATTAACAAGGGCAGAAGATCGGCTTATTATTTGCGGCATTCAAAGCCCCAAGCAGCAAGAAAACAGTTGGTATCACTATTGTTATAAAGCCATGGAAGAAATCGGCTCCACCTTCAACTTCATGCCATACAGGCATCCTGAAGCCTTTATTGGTCAAGGATATAAATTTGAAAATACAATGGTAGCGCCCATTGCTATCTCTGAAACGCCTTTCATCCATTCTCCTATTACAGATACAGTGACCACACTACCATCTTGGATTGATCTTAAAATTGATGACACACAAAATGTCAAACGCCTTGTAAGGCCTTCTGAAAAAGAGTCCAACAGTTTTATCACAGATGGCAAAGGAAATATTTCTCAGCAGCTCATCAAAGGGAAAATCATGCACCAGTGTTTTGAACTTTTTCCTTTCTTGCCTGAAAAGGATTGGGGCACACTTTTACGCAAGATCTCAATGCAATTTGGAGGAGCTGTCTCTTTGGAGCTTGAAGAAGATCTCTTGTTCCAGATCCGTAAAGTCATACAAGATCCAGTCTTCCAATTTTGCTTTAGTGACAAGGCGCGTGCGGAGGTTCCTCTGATTGGTCATCTCACATCAGAAAACATCTATGTCTCAGGGCAAATGGATCGCCTCATTGAGACAGATGATGTCATCTACTTTATTGATTTTAAAACAAGCCCTTATGTGCCTGCTAGCCAAGAGAAGATCCCGTCATCCATCCATTACCAAATGAATTTATATAGAAAGCTTCTTCAGCAAATTTATCCTGCCCACACAATTAAAGGAGCCATTTTATGGACAGCGGGTCCTAAGCTGATGTTTTTGGAGCAAAGCGAATAA